GCATCCAAAGATAgtaaaaaatgatttctttcACTGGACTTGATGCACCATGGTGCGCTCTGTTCATTATAGTAAAAGATGAGCGTAATAGTTGTTGTAATAAAGGTTTATTACTGGtattatgtttgatatttattgcgcgaatgaaatttaaattaaagtatACTGATACCTGTCAGAAGAGTTAATCAAAGGACTGGGAAACGGATGTTGCAGACATTGGTTTCCTAACTCGTCAGGAAGTCGCCAGCGGTACCAAACAACTGAAAGAGAAAAGATTGAATATTCCTGTTACTATCTTACATTACCGGCATGCGCAACACATTGCACAGTTTTATATGTTAAGTAAGGTCAGTAAATGTtgttggaatcattagaataTCATACCCGAAAGATGATTAATAACAAACTCATCATtcgaaatacataaaaaacatgtgtttaaattgattaaaacgTACCTTCTTTCTGAGACTATTCCAGATTGCGTCAATGGAAGAAGTGGGAATAAAAGAACGTCGAAGTACACCCTGCAATAAAGTAGAATATTCTTTTATAAATTTAGCGCCACTCGTTTCACACCCTGCGATGTGTATGTTACATGAGGTCAGTAAATGTtgttggaatcattagaataTCATACCCGAAAGATGATTAGTAACAAACTCATCATtcgaaatacataaaaaacatgtgtttaaattgattaaaacgTACCTTCTTTCTGAGACTATCCCAGGTTGCGTCAATGCAAGAAGTGGGAATAAAAGAACGTCGAAGTACACCCTGCAATAAAGTAGAATATTCTTTTATAAATTTAGCGCCACTCGTTTCACACCCTGCGATGTGTATGTTACATGAGGTCAGTAAATGTtgttggaatcattagaataTCATTCCCGAAAGATagtgataaaaaaatcatcattcgaaatacatgaaaaacacgtgtgtttaaattgattaaaaagtACCTTCTTTCTGAGACTATACCAGGTTGCGTCGATTGCAAGGTTGCAAGTAATCGGAATAAAAGAACGGTGAAGTACACGCTGAAATAAAGTAGAGTTTTCTGTTATCAATTTACACTAACTCGTTTCACACCTTGGTTGTATGATAAATGAGGTCAGTAAATGTTGTTGGAATCATTAAAATATCATACCCGAAagatagtaataaaaaaatcatcatacaAAGTGTGATAAATTATATGTTGAATGTTACACTTACCTTTCGAACTGAAAGTCTTGAAACCATCCTCCGCCGTCCGTTTCAGTGTATGTGAGATTATAACATTTTAGGATGCTAATTTACAGGATAAGACGGTACGGTACTAGCCTGAAATTATACAATAGAAAATCTGCTAAATATAACAGGGATATTCAAAAGTCCACGATCAATCAGGTACACCATCTTCATCTTCTGGAAAGTAAAAGATAACTATCCCAGGAAGACTTGCTAATAATTGATTTACAAAAAGGCATACATAATTACCTTTTCCTGGAACAGATCCGAATGGGCCGATATTGTCTTCGTGTGTGGCATGTTCAAATTACTTTAGATTGTATGCGATGTTCCCTGAAAAGCTAACCTAATATTGATCGAAAAGAAATGCTAGCAATTGTTTCTTAAATAAAGCTATCGTAAACAAATCGGAAAAGAATTGAATAATGGAAAGGAGTGTGGTAGTtttcgaaatgaaaatttattcctaAGTCACGCATTTTGTACACAATACCCAATCTACATCATTACACGCACTGTAAATAATGATGCAAATCcgttggttttgttgataGCTGAAAAGAGAGGGCACGGAAGAAATCCGTTAGATTTATACATTGACAATGCATGGTTTAATATACGCTTCTCGGAAACTTGTATCAGTGAGGTACatattaaaatcaaacaacattcATTCGAAAGATGGTTATAAGATGATTATATCATCATTAAGGAACAGAGAATTTaaggaaaacatttgaaaaactTACCTATATCCCCATGATATAGTGCAGTTGAATTGAATGTGACGCAGTAATAAACTGAAATGGAAAAGATAATCTTTCGATTACTCACATGCGTTCACTACACGTATTTATACCGCTAACGGTGAAAACATCAGATATAAAGAACTTTAAAATCATCTCTATCATTCGAAAGATGGTATTGGGAtaattcatcatttttaacaCACGTGTTACAAAAATTACACTTAAACGTACCTTTTACTCGAAAAGACCGAAGCCCATGTCTTCGTCTTCGGATTCCGATTCTTCCTTCTTCTCCTCTGTAAATTAACGAAACAATAATTCCATTAGTaacatttgattgattgaatgcAAAGAAACAGGGAACCCCTTAACAACCACGTTCCGGTGCCGGGTCGAACTTACCCTTCTTCTCGGCTGCCGGGGCAGcagcgccaccaccaccgccagcagcaggagcagcagcaactgcaccaccaccggccgGCATCGAAGACAGCTTCTCGCGTCCGGAAGCAATCAATTCTTCGATCGATTTGCCCTTCAGCTCATTCACCACCTTGGTGACGCGGGCCGAATCGACGTCGATGCCCACCGAGCTGAGGATCTTCTCGATGTCCGAGTTGGATGGAGCGGCGTTACCGCCCAGAACAGCCAGCAGGTATGCAGCTACGTAACGCATTTTGGCAAAACTAAAACACGACGAAAAGTGTAATCGGTGAGTTTAGCATCGCTCGAAGCGAGAAAAGGTAACACCATTACTTACTTTTAAGTCAGATCGACACGAAACGTGAGCAGCAAATGAAATACACGTCCTATCGACTCAAGCAGTTTACAAAAAGAGGAAGCGTGAGGCCTGTCGGAAGTGCCAAGTGACAGCTGCTGTGGAGCGACAGCAATGCCATCTGGCGGAAAGTTCAAATCTATCCAGCAtttgggatttattttattttttgaaagaTTATTTGTGAAATACGAATTATAATGTTAAAACTATATTTAGAAATATGTTTAAGGCATTTACAAAAGTTAACCCCAAACAACGCATCAAATGAAAACCTTTCAAAACAACTCACCGACTACCAGGTGCCCAAGTACATTTTTGTCTATACCCACCAAGCAAGGTGAATTCCCAACAACCAATCTAGGTGAATTTCGAGTGAATTTTGAGTTCGAGTCCGATAGCGGCCTGATGGAAGTCCTCATATGGCGAGATCCTGAGGGGTCTAATTACTTCTTCATTTGTCATTGTAGATAAGactgtttcatttaattattataattcacAATAGTTAAAACGCTTTTACTAACACTATCaactaaaacaataatttcataaTACAGTCTTTTCTCGAGTTACGCAAATAATGTGGCCTGAGAAATTCATCACGGCTTCCATTCATCCATTCCACCAAACATCACGGTTTGCAAAGCATTGGTGCGATAATCTATGCTATTTAATAatctaaatatttattattacaaaTATGAGTTGAAATTAACTATTAATCTCACTAAAAACCATTTTAAGAGCAcaagttaaaaattaataattactgTATTATGCACATTatgatattattgttttagttGATAGTGTTAGTAAAAGCGTTTTAACTActgtaaaatatcaaaattaaattcaacagTATTATCTACATTGACAATTGTAGAAGTATGAAACATGTATGCAGTTTTGCTAACTTTTATTGTAAATAAGAATATTATGCCGCTATCGGGCCAGAACTCAAAATTCACTTGAAATTCACCTAGATTGCTTGTTTGGAATTCACCTTGCTTGTTGGGTATACAAAATTGACACCCAGATCTTTTGTCTTTCTAAATTTAGGATGCTTTGTTGTGATTTGTTGATTTGTATGAAACATGTATACAGTTTTGCTAACTTTTATTGTAAATAAGAATATTATGCCGCTATCGGACCAGAACTcaaaattcatttgaaattcaCCTAGGTTGCTTGTTTGGAATTCACCTTGCTTGTTGGGTATACAAAATTGACACCCAGATCTTTTGTCTTTCTAAATATAGGATGCTTTGTTGagatttgttgttatttacaaATGAATCGTATGGGCACGGCCGGGGTTAATTCCGGTCTTTAATTTTGAACATGTCCAAAGATGCAGTACTGGCCGTTCCGAACGTATGGAAGCCTGAGCGTAAGTCAATTGTACATGTAGTGCTTTTCGTGATTGCTCATTTTAAAGACGTTTGCTTCTGCAGTGTATAAAATACAGCTTGACGCTCCCACACCGAAACCTGTGCTATGCGAGCGGGACGACATAATGGGACCCACCCGGTACGGCAAGGAGTATCACGGCACGATGGGCCACAAAGAGTGTGAACTAATGCTGAAAGACAAACCGGAGGGTAGCTATCTGGTTCGACGAAGCCCTGGTGCAGATAACTACTACACGCTCAGTCTGCGTTTTGGGCAGACaacgaaacatttcaaaatattttattcacccGAAAAAGGCCACTTTCTGCGGGAGAACTTCAAAAAGTTCGAAACCATCCAGGAGATGGTGGCTGATGGATTAGTGGATTTTTACATGCGCTTGCATGCGGCCCCAATTTTGAAGGAAATGATGAGTCAAACCAAAAAATGCTACGAACAGAGTCCGTACATGACGCTTCATCGGCGGAAGCTACGCTCGTTGTGTAGCAAACCGAATAAAC
This region of Anopheles marshallii chromosome 2, idAnoMarsDA_429_01, whole genome shotgun sequence genomic DNA includes:
- the LOC128709571 gene encoding 60S acidic ribosomal protein P2; this translates as MRYVAAYLLAVLGGNAAPSNSDIEKILSSVGIDVDSARVTKVVNELKGKSIEELIASGREKLSSMPAGGGAVAAAPAAGGGGGAAAPAAEKKEEKKEESESEDEDMGFGLFE